The window GATGGAAACCGAGCGCCCAAATGTCGACGCCGCCTTGAACCGGCTCCTCGTGTCCCAGGGCTACAGCGTCCGCCGTCAGCCCCATGCCGGCGGCAAGTGGCTGTCGCGCTACTCGTCCGCGCTTGGCGGCAACGCGACACTGGAGCTCGATGTCAACTACATGGCGCGCCAGCCCCTGTTCGGCGCGGGCCGCATGGAGTCACGTCCCCTCGGCGAAATGCGGACGAGCGACGTTCTCGTCCTCGATCTCCATGAAATCGTCGCCGGCAAGCTCGTCGCGCTCGTCGACCGGCGTGCCGCGCGCGATCTGTTCGATGCGCGCCGTATCCTGTCGATCGACGGGCTCGACTGGCGCCAGATCAAGGCTGCCGTGCTCGCCATCGGCGCCTGCGGGCGGCGCGATTGGCGGACCATGTCGGTCGATGTCATCAAAGGCGACCCGCGCGAGCTTCGCCAAAAGCTCGCGATCTGCCTGCCGCGCGACCGCTTCGCCGGCAAGGGAGACGTCGATGCGTGGATCGAGGAAACCGTTGCGCTCTGTCGGGAACGGTTCGCCTTCCTGTTCGATCTGACAGCGAGCGAGCGGGAGTTTCTTAATGGCATTCTGGATCGCGGCGAGACCGACCCCGATCTGCTGGACGCGGCGCCTGAAATACGTGCGCGCATTGGCGCCATGCCGATGCTCGCCTGGAAATGCCAGCATGTCCGGAAGCATCGCGGACTGGGCACGTAAGACGACGACGTGAACCGCTCCGGGTTTGCCGGAGGCTGTTTCATTTGAGTCAGGCGGCGATGGTCGCCTGCTCGTGGCCGGCCCACCAGCG of the Tistrella bauzanensis genome contains:
- a CDS encoding nucleotidyl transferase AbiEii/AbiGii toxin family protein → MAAPSTQTLQRIADETGHQLGTLEKVLRLLDLLQEIARDPVLSERLVLKGGTALNVLHLGLDRLSVDIDLNYIGALDRAVMETERPNVDAALNRLLVSQGYSVRRQPHAGGKWLSRYSSALGGNATLELDVNYMARQPLFGAGRMESRPLGEMRTSDVLVLDLHEIVAGKLVALVDRRAARDLFDARRILSIDGLDWRQIKAAVLAIGACGRRDWRTMSVDVIKGDPRELRQKLAICLPRDRFAGKGDVDAWIEETVALCRERFAFLFDLTASEREFLNGILDRGETDPDLLDAAPEIRARIGAMPMLAWKCQHVRKHRGLGT